In the Candidatus Nitrospira nitrosa genome, one interval contains:
- a CDS encoding carbon-nitrogen hydrolase family protein produces MRTGKIALLHLETVPGAIDRNRYVIVEAIKHAAAIGAQWIVTPELAVCGLQFTHVVGSDWIQPQPDPWMQQVCKLVRTLKQTVFLGCPEREGRRFYNSVFVIGPTGEIVGRHRKINVVSDSRSWSSPGDRAEPIECDGIRVGLLVCSDAYTPDIARALKFEGAKMLVSPASWGPGIHGPNGEWEQRSYETGLPLIVCNRTGAEETLDFWKAPSLVAKNGDRLLSHTSERSAVLTFDWDFSNMVPSSPHLRADYLRS; encoded by the coding sequence ATGAGGACAGGCAAGATCGCACTGCTTCATCTTGAGACAGTTCCCGGGGCCATTGATCGGAACCGGTACGTGATTGTCGAGGCGATCAAACATGCCGCCGCAATCGGAGCGCAATGGATCGTCACGCCGGAGCTTGCGGTGTGTGGACTACAGTTTACCCACGTCGTCGGCTCAGATTGGATACAGCCGCAACCCGACCCGTGGATGCAACAGGTCTGTAAGCTAGTCAGGACGTTGAAACAAACCGTATTTCTCGGCTGCCCGGAGCGGGAGGGCAGGCGGTTCTATAACTCAGTTTTTGTCATCGGCCCGACGGGTGAGATTGTAGGGCGACATCGCAAGATCAATGTCGTGAGTGATTCACGCTCATGGTCGAGCCCAGGTGACCGTGCTGAGCCGATCGAGTGCGACGGGATCAGGGTCGGTCTTCTCGTGTGCAGCGACGCCTATACGCCTGATATTGCGCGAGCGCTGAAATTTGAAGGCGCGAAAATGTTGGTGTCGCCCGCGTCATGGGGACCAGGCATTCATGGGCCAAATGGAGAATGGGAACAGCGGAGCTATGAAACAGGACTTCCCTTGATCGTGTGTAATCGAACAGGTGCAGAGGAGACACTCGACTTTTGGAAGGCGCCGAGCTTAGTCGCGAAGAATGGTGACCGATTGTTGTCTCATACGTCAGAGCGGTCGGCAGTCCTCACGTTTGACTGGGACTTCTCCAATATGGTACCAAGCTCACCCCACCTTCGTGCCGACTACCTACGAAGCTAG
- a CDS encoding ABC transporter ATP-binding protein, with protein MSGVSDSQPGELETHCPTSEIKPYYAYEVQSLRFRYQSMESMSHKWILNDLSFQVVEREVLGIVGPNGSGKTSLLKLLARLASPQQGVVRLFGRDLTGMGQDEIARVVGVVPQESQQLFPFRVAETVLMGRFPHRSRDRWGTGFGWESGEDVAIAEDAMTTMDVIHLAQRAVTDLSGGERQRTMIARALAQTPKVLLLDEPTAFLDLQHQVEIGSVLRRLKVARGLTVILVSHDLNLVSQYCDRILLLDQGRIVRLGCPEHVIEQRALELVYRCRVLVDRHPETGLPRVTLPGRCMPGGA; from the coding sequence ATGAGTGGGGTGAGTGACAGTCAACCTGGTGAGCTTGAGACGCATTGTCCGACGAGCGAGATCAAACCCTATTACGCCTATGAGGTGCAGTCCCTTCGGTTTCGGTATCAGTCAATGGAATCCATGAGCCATAAATGGATTCTCAATGACTTGTCCTTTCAGGTTGTCGAACGAGAGGTTTTGGGTATCGTAGGGCCCAATGGGTCTGGGAAGACCTCCTTGCTGAAACTATTGGCACGGCTTGCCAGCCCACAGCAAGGCGTCGTCAGATTGTTTGGCCGAGATCTGACGGGAATGGGGCAAGACGAAATAGCTCGTGTGGTGGGAGTGGTGCCACAAGAGAGCCAGCAGCTCTTTCCCTTTAGGGTTGCGGAAACAGTCTTAATGGGTCGATTTCCCCATCGTTCTCGAGATCGATGGGGAACTGGATTCGGATGGGAAAGTGGGGAGGATGTCGCCATAGCCGAGGACGCCATGACGACCATGGACGTCATCCACTTGGCTCAGCGGGCGGTGACGGACCTCTCCGGCGGGGAGCGGCAGCGGACGATGATTGCGCGAGCGTTGGCTCAGACGCCCAAAGTCTTGTTGCTCGATGAACCGACCGCCTTTCTCGATCTCCAACATCAGGTTGAGATCGGTTCGGTACTCCGCCGATTGAAGGTCGCGCGTGGCTTGACGGTGATCCTCGTCTCGCATGATTTGAATCTTGTCAGCCAATATTGCGACCGGATTCTGTTATTGGATCAAGGGCGGATCGTACGGCTGGGTTGTCCTGAGCACGTGATTGAGCAGAGGGCGTTGGAATTGGTGTATCGATGCCGGGTGCTGGTGGACCGACATCCGGAGACCGGGCTGCCGCGAGTGACGCTTCCTGGACGGTGTATGCCAGGTGGAGCATGA
- a CDS encoding FecCD family ABC transporter permease, whose protein sequence is MKQPSATGAPRSCADRLSGGQGAAVSARGSLVQEAILTRSRLILILGLLSLTAVVASLVCLHFGAQPIAYGEMFRLLMGAMTREQPGTDDAAADITRTILLQIRLPRVLLGFFVGCSLASVGVVLQALLRNPLADPYVLGVSSGAALGAALGVLCGAGTTFLAEAALPACGFAGGIMALVIVYRMATSAERLPIHSLLLTGVILNAIFSALIMFITSILDPNRSYGMMAWLMGTLTSPTYSGLVGVLVYLSISLLLLFRQMRALNILALGEDTARTLGIDTERAKRSIFILTALVTGAVVSVSGMIGFIGMVVPHAVRLAIGADHRLLLPASALVGGTFLMGADTMARTLIAPTEIPVGIITALAGGPFFVYLLLWRKDRLA, encoded by the coding sequence GTGAAACAACCATCAGCCACAGGGGCTCCACGTTCCTGTGCCGATCGGTTGTCTGGCGGACAAGGCGCTGCGGTGTCAGCTCGAGGCAGTCTTGTTCAAGAAGCTATCCTTACCCGTTCACGTTTGATCCTGATACTTGGGCTGTTGAGTCTGACGGCGGTTGTCGCAAGCCTGGTGTGTCTTCACTTTGGAGCTCAACCGATTGCCTATGGAGAAATGTTTCGCCTGTTGATGGGCGCGATGACACGTGAGCAACCTGGAACGGACGACGCTGCCGCCGATATCACACGTACGATCTTGCTCCAGATTCGACTCCCTCGGGTCTTGCTGGGGTTCTTCGTGGGATGCTCATTGGCGTCGGTGGGTGTCGTATTACAGGCCTTGTTACGAAATCCTTTGGCGGATCCCTATGTGCTTGGCGTTTCCAGTGGTGCGGCTCTCGGTGCGGCGCTGGGTGTGCTGTGTGGGGCCGGGACCACGTTTCTTGCGGAGGCTGCTTTACCGGCCTGTGGATTTGCCGGAGGGATCATGGCGTTGGTAATAGTCTATCGAATGGCGACCAGTGCCGAACGGTTACCGATTCATAGCTTGCTGTTGACCGGGGTGATTTTGAACGCCATTTTCTCCGCGTTGATCATGTTCATTACGTCGATCCTCGATCCAAATCGTTCCTATGGAATGATGGCCTGGTTGATGGGAACACTCACGTCTCCTACCTATAGTGGGCTCGTCGGGGTGCTGGTCTATCTTTCGATCAGCCTCCTGCTCCTCTTCAGGCAGATGCGTGCGTTGAATATCTTGGCACTCGGAGAAGATACGGCTCGCACGCTTGGTATCGATACAGAACGGGCAAAGCGCTCCATTTTCATTCTGACGGCGTTAGTCACCGGTGCGGTGGTGTCCGTCAGCGGCATGATCGGGTTTATCGGGATGGTGGTCCCCCATGCCGTGCGGCTGGCCATTGGCGCCGACCATCGACTGCTCCTTCCTGCGTCGGCGTTGGTTGGCGGCACCTTTCTTATGGGAGCCGATACGATGGCGCGGACATTGATCGCGCCCACGGAAATTCCGGTCGGCATCATCACCGCGTTGGCTGGCGGGCCATTCTTCGTCTATCTTCTGCTTTGGCGCAAGGATCGTTTGGCATGA
- a CDS encoding ABC transporter substrate-binding protein — protein MTRWSQPHPILTALILAALTLVVSWSGESGEGDVGVMKRRQQGILTGMPFMAHVSSRAFVDDVGRRIYLAKPPARVVSLAPSITEMLFSLGLADQIVGVTEFCDYPAGAQSKAKVGYANPNVETIIALRSDMVLAPKDFLRPDVLAKLEQLKIPLFVLDAKTLEDIPLQIHTLGTMFEKTSVANDVTQRMRQRMAELKLKVETLPVKRVLYVLNSQPLISVGPGSFIHQMIGLAGGVNIAAQAGVAYPRLSMETVLKEDPEVLIFPSGEVETVPRSEQQQWRRWYSLSAVKQKRFHEVSSSLLNRPGPRVIEGLEQLVRAIHPELFGPGAPAFHP, from the coding sequence TTGACGCGATGGAGCCAACCACATCCGATTCTTACGGCGTTGATTCTGGCCGCACTCACGCTTGTGGTTTCATGGTCCGGTGAAAGTGGCGAAGGAGATGTTGGTGTGATGAAGCGACGGCAACAGGGCATCCTGACCGGCATGCCGTTCATGGCCCACGTCTCGTCCCGTGCATTTGTCGATGATGTCGGGCGACGCATCTATCTGGCCAAGCCGCCGGCCCGTGTGGTGTCGCTGGCGCCGAGTATCACGGAGATGCTGTTTTCGCTTGGTTTGGCGGATCAGATCGTCGGAGTCACGGAGTTTTGTGATTATCCGGCTGGTGCACAATCGAAGGCCAAGGTGGGCTATGCGAATCCCAATGTGGAAACCATTATTGCCTTGCGGTCGGACATGGTGCTCGCACCCAAAGACTTTCTCCGTCCTGATGTTCTCGCAAAACTCGAACAGTTAAAAATTCCGCTGTTCGTGCTCGATGCCAAAACCTTAGAGGATATCCCACTTCAGATCCACACCTTGGGGACGATGTTTGAGAAAACCTCGGTCGCGAACGACGTCACTCAGCGCATGCGCCAGCGGATGGCCGAGCTCAAGCTCAAAGTGGAGACTCTCCCGGTGAAGCGAGTCTTGTATGTCTTAAATAGCCAACCGTTGATCAGCGTTGGGCCGGGAAGTTTCATCCACCAGATGATCGGCCTCGCAGGGGGAGTCAATATCGCTGCTCAGGCGGGTGTGGCCTATCCACGACTGAGTATGGAGACGGTGCTCAAGGAGGATCCGGAGGTGCTGATTTTCCCGAGCGGCGAGGTCGAAACGGTACCGCGAAGCGAGCAGCAGCAGTGGCGGCGGTGGTATTCCCTCTCAGCGGTCAAACAAAAGAGATTTCATGAAGTCTCGTCAAGTCTTCTGAATCGTCCTGGGCCTCGTGTCATTGAGGGGCTGGAGCAGCTCGTCCGGGCGATTCATCCGGAACTGTTTGGTCCCGGTGCCCCTGCGTTCCACCCATGA